GTCTGAGTCGGCGGTGTCGCACCAATTGCGATCGCTGCGCAATCTGCGGCTGGTCAGCTATCGCAAACAAGGACGACACGTCTACTACCGCTTGCAGGATCACCACATTGTGGCGCTGTATCAAAACGCCCTCGATCACTTGCAGGAATGTCCGGAATAAGAGCAGTCCTTAGGCTGGGATGGGTTGCTGATCCGCTGAGTCGATCGCGGCTGGTTCAGTAGTGTTTGCTCGGAAAGCCTGGGGATTGAGGCAACGCTCCTCATCCAGTTGTTGTAGGTAGCGGCGCTCGTTGTAGTAGAGCTTTTGAAAGTGAAGCGCCTCTTGATTGAGCTGCTCGTGCAGTGCTGTAATCTCGGCCTCAGCGTCTGTTTCAGTGCTCACGCCTACTTGAAGCAGCCGCTCAATGCAATGTTCGAAGGTGTGAATGCTTTGGCGTGCCCAAGAGTCGAGCAGATGGCGGCAGCGTTTTTCGCAACGTAACCGCTCAACCAAGGCGACAGCACCTCGCAACAAGGGTAATGGGTGGGTGAGATCAGCGCGATCAGTTTCGCTCAGTTCCAAGAAACTCGCGAGGGGAACCCCCGTCAACTGATCGAGGCGATCGCGCAGAATTGGCACGAGATCAATGGCAGCTAAATCTTCTGGATCTCCTTCGCCCCGCTCTACTTGGTACATGGACTCCAAACCGAGATGGGCTTCTTCGATCTCAGCGATCGCCTGCCAGAGCAAGCGATGGGGCTGGAGGCTAAAACCTTGAATTTCGCGATCGTGCAGGGTTTGTCGCACGGTCAAACGGAGACGGGGACAGTGGAGGTAAACCTTGATAATTTGTGCTTCGGCCTGCTCGCGAATGCTGATGTCGCCGGGTTTCTCCCAGCGGCTCGCCTGCCCATGCCAGCGTTGTCCTCGGACCTGCGCCCGAAGATCTGAGGCCAATTGCAGTGCTGTACGAGCTTCGCCTTGGCTAAGGCGCTCGGCAACCTGGTGGACGTAGTGAGTCCGTAGGGGTGTGTTGGGCAGCTTGCCCAGCAGTTGCACAATCGCTTGAACCGCTGCCTGAAACTGGTCGGCCTGATCGAGATCGCGATCGCGCAGCAGTTGCTCGATCTGCCAGTCCAACCAAAGGGGCGATCGCGCCAGCAGTTCCCGATAGTCAGCCGCGCTATGCAGCTGGAGGTATTCATCAGCATCCTTACCGCCGGGCAGATTGAGGACGCGCAACTGTACCTGCCCTTGATAGGCCAGATCTTTGACTTCCCCGATCGCTCGTTCTGCCGCTTTTGCACCAGCGCGATCGGCGTCGAAGTTGAGCACGATCTGATTGGATTCGCTGTAGCGCGAGAGCAGCTTGACCTGCTGGCGACTGAGGGCTGTCCCGAGGGAAGCCACTGCGTGATCGATGCCCGCTGCATGCAGGGCGATCACATCGAAGTAGCCTTCAACGACGACAGCTTGATCCTGCTTGGCGATCGAGGCACGGGCTTTATCCAAGCCAAACAGCAGCTTGCCCTTCTCGAATAGGGTTGTCTCGGGCGAATTGAGATACTTCGGTTCTTCGCCGGTCAGCGTACGGCCGCCAAAACCAACAACCCGCCCTTGCAGGTCATGGATCGGAATCATCAGGCGATCGCGGAAGCGGTCGTAGTAGCCTTGGCTATTGCGCCGCGCCACTACCAAACCTGCTTCTTCAACCAAGTCGGCAGGGAAGCGCTTTTGCTCAATTAAATGGGTCGCCAGACTGGCCCACTGGGCTGGAGCATAGCCCAGCTGAAATTTCTGAATCGTGGACTCTTGTAGACGACGATTCTGCTTGAGATAGGTGAGCGCTGCTGAACCTTCTGGTCGGCGCAGGGCTTGTTCATAAAACTGGGTGGCGACGGCTAGAACTTCGTAGAGGCGTTCGCGGCGGCTGAGCTGGCGCTGCAGCTCTTGATGCTGATGAACTTCGAGGGTACGAACCGGGACTTGGTAGCGCTTCGCGAGGTCGAGGACAACTTCGCTAAAGGACTGCTTGCCTAGCTCCATCAGGAACTTGATCGGGTTGCCGCCCGCGCCACAGCTAAAGCAGTAGTAGAACTGCTTGGCCGGACTGACGGTGAAGCTCGGCGATTTATCGTCGTGAAACGGGCAGAGGCCAACAAAATCCTTGCCGCGCTTTTTGAGCACGACTTGCTCCGAGACGACATCGACGATGTCGGCCCGTTCTTTGACTGCTGCGATCGTTTCGGGATGAAGCCGAGGAGTATCCATGGCCGCCTTGGGCAACCTGCTCCTATTGTGAGGGAGACTTTTGATCCCCGCAGGGGGGTCGTAAAAATTGGCAAGGCGATCGCCAGCAAGCACTCTCCCTCGTCACTAGAGAGAGATTGACAGCGATCGCTTCAGGACTGTTCTAGCTGCGCAGGGTGACGCGGAAGCGCTCGACGAGGGACTGACGTACCTGATCGTGAACCGGCTCAACCTCTGCTTCGGTCAGAGTGCGATCGCCTGCCCGATAGGTGAGGCGGAAGGCCAAACTGCGCTGATTCTCGGGAACGTGCTCACCCCGATATTGGTCGAACAGCTCGACTTCACTGAGCAGTGCCCCGCCCTGACGGCGAATGATCCGCTCCAACTCCGCCACAGTCACGGACTGATCGACAAAGAATGCCAAGTCGCGATCGCTGGCTGGGAAGCTGCTGTAGGGCTGGAATCGTGGCACTTGGCGATCGGGCTGATCGAGGTGGTCGAGCCAGACATCTAGCTCAAGCTCAAAGGCGTAGACCTCTGCCGGTAGTCCCCGCTCTTCGCAAAGCGACGGATGGAGCTGACCAAAGCGCCCAAGGCGATCGCCCTGCAGCCAAAGCGAAGCAGTACGACCCGGATGGAAGCGATCGTCTTGGCGATCGGGCTGAAACTCGATCGTCAGTCCAAAGCGCCCAAAAATCTCTTCCAAGATGCCTTTGGCGGCATACCAGTCAATCGCTTGTTCTTTGCCACCGCGCTGCCAGCGGCCGCGGCTGGGATCACCTCCGAGAATACCGCCAATGCGATCGGCCTCGAAGAAGCCATCTTCTTCTCGCCAGAAAACCCGACCGATTTCAAAGCCCCAAAGCGGGCCGTTTCCTTGCTCCCAGTTGTATTGGAAGGCATCAATCAGGCCGCTGAGCAAATCGAGTCGCAGAGCGGCATATTCCGCCAGCAGTGGGTTGGCCAGATGAACTTGGCGATCGCTGCCGGGTTTGACCAAGGAGTAGTGCTGCAGCTCGGTCAGTCCTGCTCCGCGGCAGACCGCCCGAATCTGTCGCCGCAAATTCTCATCGACTGAGAGCGCGCCTTCGGTGTCGCCCAAGTTCGGCAGCGTTTCCCCGAAATTGTCGTAGCCATAGAGCCGTGCGACTTCCTCAATCAGGTCAATCTCACGCTCGAGATCACGCCGGCGATAGGGGGGGACGCGCACTTGCCAGACTGCATCATCAACCAAAGTCAAATGGCAGCCGATCGCAGTTAGTAACCGCTCAATATCGTCTGCACCAAGGTCTTTGAGTTCATCGTCTTCGGCTTGGATGGGACCTAACAGTTCATTGATGCGCTGGAGACGCAGGGTAATGCTGGGCTCGAGTTCAGCCTGGCGTTGGCTGGTCGCAACAGTCTGACTGACCACACGGCCGCCCGCAATTTCTAGCAGCAGATCGATCGCTCGTTGCGCTGCGATCGGCAGTTCGGTCACGTTGACGCCACGCTCATAACGAGCTGAAGCTTCGGTGCGCAAGCCTTGGCTGCGTGCTGAGCGTCGGACTGCAATCGGCTCAAACCATGCTGCTTCCAGCAAGATATCGGTGGTCTGATCACTGACTTCACTGTCAGCGCCGCCCATCACCCCAGCGAGTGCGACGGGGCGATTGCCCGCAGTAATTACCAACGCTGCTTCTGAGAGTGTCCGTTCCTGATCGTCGAGGGTCTTGAGCGTTTCACCGGCCTGCGCCGATCGCACCCCGATCGCAAGATTGGTACTGCCCGCGATCGCTTGCAGTTTCTGGCGATCGAAGGCATGGAGCGGCTGGCCGTACTCCAACAGGATGTAGTTGGTGATATCGACGACATTATTAATCGTCCGAATCCCTGCCAGTTGCAGCCGCTTCTGCAACCACTCGGGAGAAGGCGCGATCGTCACCCCTTCGATAATCGTGCCGCTGTAGTGGCTGCAGGCTTCGCTTTGCAGGGCGATCGCCAGACTCGGCGACTCAGAATATGTTTGCAGTTCCACCTCAGGCAGCGTCAGGGCGGCAGAAGTCAAAGCTCGTACTTCCCGCGCGATCCCGATCAAGCTCAGGGCATCGGCCCGATTCGCCGTCGAGGTCAAATCAAGGACAACATCATCCAGCCCTAGCAGCGGTCCTACGGGCTGCCCGGCTTTGAGATCTGCGTCCTCTGAGAAAATATGGATGCCTTCCGATTCTTTGGTCAATCCCAGCTCAGACAGTGAGCAGATCATGCCCTCGGATCGCACACCCCGCAGTTTGGTGGGTTTTAACTTGAGGTCAATACAGGGCAAGTAACTCCCCAAAGTGGCGACCGCAACCCAGATGTCTGCCCGGACGTTACTCGCGCCACAGACGATCGTGACTGGTTCTTCTTGACCAATCTCGACCTGACAAACGCTGAGGCGATCGGCATTGGGATGTTGCTCCCGCTGAAGGACGCGCCCAACAACCACACCTGCGGCCCAAGTGCGGCGATCTTCAATTTCTTCAACTTCAAAGCCCGCTAGGGTCAGTTTTTCCGCGAGCACCTCGGGCTCGAGGTCAACCTGGACCAGCTCGCGCAACCAGTTCAGGGATATCCGCATGCTAACCGCCTTCCTTGAGCGCCTCGTTTCGGCTCAATCATTCTATCGGCAAAGGGTGGAGGGCTTTGCGAAGCCGCGATCGCCGCTAAAGTGGAGGCAACTGAAGACGATCCGGATCTTCAAGACATACTGCCCATGGCTCTCTGTCTCAACCCAGCCTGCGAACAACCGGATAACGAAGACACGAACGATTCCTGTGCAAGCTGCGGATCGCCCCTGTTGTTGCGCGATCGCTATCGCGTGATCAAAGCCCTGGGGCAAGGGGGCTTTGGTGCCACTTATCTGGGGCAAGACCTTCAGTTGCCCGGCGAACCACTCTGCGTGATCAAGCAGCTACTCCCGCAAGTGCAAGATCCCGAGATGATGCTGATGGCTCGGGAGCTGTTTCGGCGCGAAGCCAAAACCTTGGGCCGGATTGGCAACCATCCCCAAGTCCCCACCCTGCTGGACTACTTCGAAACCCCGCAGGGCTTCTACCTCATTCAGGAATACATTCGCGGCAAAACCCTTGAGCAGGAGGTGCGCGAGCGAGGACTCTACAGCGAAGCTGCCGTCAAGCAGTTCCTCAGTGAACTTCTGCCGCTTTTGCAATATCTCCACAACCAAGAGGTGATTCACCGCGATATCAAACCCGCGAATTTGCTTCGGCGAGATATTGATGGGCGACTTGTCTTGATCGACTTTGGCGCAGTCAAAGACCAAGTCAGCCAAATCAAGGGAGGTAGTGGACTGACAGCACTGACCTCGTTCTCGGTGGGGACACGAGGCTATGCTCCGCCCGAACAGCTAGCGATGCGGCCGGTCTACAGCAGCGATATCTATTCGCTGGGGATCACTTGTCTGTTCCTGATGACCGGTAAAGGACCTCAGGAACTGGATTACAATCCCGTCAGCGGTGAATTGCTCTGGCGCCAAGCCGTGCAAATTAGCGATGCGTTTGCGACGGTGCTGGGCAAAATGCTGGCAGCCTCTGTGCGCTTCCGCTATCAGCGAGCAGAGCAGGTGATGACAGCACTGGATCTGCAGCCCTACCACGACAGCTTGATCCAAGGGCTGAGTGCCTTACCGCCCGGCACTGCGCCCATTAAACCCTCCTCGGGACGGACAGGATCTGGCTATCCCTCTCCCCAAGAGCGTCAGGCTGCGGCGATTCGAGCCCGTCGGCGCGATCGCGGGGGGCAGCGACCTGAGCAGCTTGCTGATCCACAACAGTTGCTCGCTTTGACAGGAAGCTCGAATCCTACAACTGGGGGGTTAGGTCGAGCCAGCCTCAATGCTCGGGATATCTTGGCAACCTACCAGCGCGGCCGGCGCGATTTTAGTCAGCAAGTCCTGAATCGCATTGACCTTAGCGAGTCTCAGTTGCCAGGCATTAACTTTCAAGGGTCGCAGCTCAAAGAGTCCATTTTTACAGCGACGCAGCTTGAACGAGCTGATTTTGGCCAGGCCAATCTACACCGCGCTAATCTCCGGCGAGCCAACCTCCATCAAGCCTATTTTGGGAATGCCGACCTCAGTTTTGCCAACCTGCAAAAAGCAGACTTGAGTGATGCAACTTTAAGCAATGCCAATCTGCGGGGTGCCAACCTCTGTGGTGCTAACCTACGCGGTGCTAAGTTGACCCCCGTGCAACTCAAGATGGCTAAAACGAACTGGTGGACGATCATGCCTGATGGTCGTCATGGTCGCCTGTTTTAAGACTTAGTTTCTCTTTGCAGCCCTAGCGAGTATTGACTGCCATCTTCTGGAGATTGTTTCAACTCCTAGCTGAAACAATCTCTCGGTCTATTACTTGATGGATTTTTCAAGTTGTGTTTGTAGATCAGCAGTCAACTGCTCGATCGCCGAACGTCGACTCTTTCGATAGTCCAGATAGCGATCGCTGACATTGATGGGCTGACCGATTTGTAGCTTGGCAATCCGTTGCCCCAGCTTTGAAATTGACTGGGGATTACGGCCCTGAATCCAGGCGATCGCGCGCGCAATGATGGTCAACACCTCTGCATAGCGATCAATGCTCGGTTTTTCGCGAACATAGGAGCCCGAAACGGCAGCAAACTGCTCTACCAGTCGCATATGCCCCATGCGAATACTGGCTTCCATAGCATTCCAGTCTGCGAGACCTCGTGCCACTGGAGAGAGCTGTTCAAGGTCATCACGGTAGATGCGATCCCAGCCCGCTTGCTCAATGCGGCGACAGCGATCGCTAATGGTGCCTTTAGCTGGCAAATTAAAGTGGGATTCCGCAACGGAAAGAGCCATTTCCCGGAGACGTTGTAGTCGAGTTGCAAAGTCTGGATAGGCAGTCTTCTCAACCACATTTTTAGCAGAGTCAACCGCTAGGCTCTGCCCATAAGCCTCACGATAGAAGGTTTCGAACATTGTCAACATCTCTAGTCCCAGTCTTGCTAACTGCGCATAGCGTTTCTCACCGGGATGATCAATGGCTGGAGATAGAGATTTGGGGAGTTTTAGTTGTTGTTCGAGGTCATTAAAAAGCCGATCAATAACCACCCAATTCTGACGATCAACAAAGGGGTACTGAAGACTGATAGGAATGATGAAAACGGCTTCAGATCGATTTGCTTCAGCCAAATCATCACAGCACCAAAAGGCGAGCTGGGCGATACCAGGCTCAAGAGGGCTGAGGATTTCACTGTGATTATTGGTTGCCCCTTCTGGCGCGATCGCCAGCGGAAAGTCACCATTGACGAGACAATCCCGCGCGGTTTTGAGGGCGAGGCGATCGAGCTTGCCGCGCTGAATGGGAATACCACCCAGTTTTGACAGCACCCAGCCCGTCAATTGACCAGCCCAAATGGGAATGCCGCGATCATAGAGAAATTGACTATGAACGGGCGATCGCAAGGGAATTTGGTTGCGGCGTGCCACCGTCGGCACCGTCTTCCAGAGTAAATGCGCCAAAACGAGAGGGTCTTGGGTGCTTGGATGCCGGAATGCCAAAATGAGCCGAGATTGTCGAGCTTGGAATTGGGCGAGGCGTTGCGCCAGTTCTTCGACGCCCGTTGTTTCGACGCGCTGGATGCCATGCGATCGCAGCAGCATTGGCAAGACTGTCTTGACCACAAGGTGCAGCCAAGGCTGATAGTCCGGCGGAATAAAGCGCAGTGCTGGCTGCGCCTGTTGCACGATGGCATGGGGCATGGGCAGTAGCGATCGCGCGATCGCCTGAAACGGCCAAGATCGCCCATATTGTGACCTGCAATTGCTGGAAGCTCATGTTGGCTTCGGCCAGTTGCGATCGGTGGAGTAGGGTACACAAGAACCGTTCTTTCATCACTCCATGCCCATCGATACTTGGTTTCCTCTGGCTGTCTCTCGCACTGTACTAATGCCAGATCCAGACTTGCTGGAGCGCATGATCGTGCAGATATTTCAGTGGCGTGGGGATCTGTGGGCTAATCCGAGTGGCGAAGCGGCTTGGACCGGCGACATGAACGGCGTCGCGTTGGTGCATGAACATCCTGATTTTGCGTGGCTGCGATCGCAGGTGGAAGTTCAAGCCCTACAGTTTTGCCAAGCCCTTGGCTTCCAAACGGAAGCCTTACAACTGTGGATTCAGCGGTCATGGCCAGTTGTTTCGGAACCCGGCCAGAGCATCGGCGCCCACCACCATCCCAACGCTCACCTCAGCGCTATCTATTACCTCAACGGCGAAGCGGATCCGGATCTCGGTGCCCTACGAATCTTTGACGATCGCCCCCGTAATGAGTTGGTGCCTGGCATGGCTGTTGGCTATGGCGAAGTGATTAAGGAAGAGGCACCACTCAATCAAGCTTGGGTTGACTACCCGCCGCAGACAGGCCTGCTGCTGTTATTTCCTGCGAGCACTCGGCATGGCGTCACCGAAAATGTGACCGATTTCACTCGACTCTCTGTCAGTTTTGACCTTTACATCACGGCACGATCGGCAACCGGTTTAGCTCCGGAATATCTAGCTCCCCCAGTTGATCGCTGGAGTCCAGTTCCACTG
The sequence above is a segment of the Synechococcus elongatus PCC 11801 genome. Coding sequences within it:
- the dnaG gene encoding DNA primase — translated: MDTPRLHPETIAAVKERADIVDVVSEQVVLKKRGKDFVGLCPFHDDKSPSFTVSPAKQFYYCFSCGAGGNPIKFLMELGKQSFSEVVLDLAKRYQVPVRTLEVHQHQELQRQLSRRERLYEVLAVATQFYEQALRRPEGSAALTYLKQNRRLQESTIQKFQLGYAPAQWASLATHLIEQKRFPADLVEEAGLVVARRNSQGYYDRFRDRLMIPIHDLQGRVVGFGGRTLTGEEPKYLNSPETTLFEKGKLLFGLDKARASIAKQDQAVVVEGYFDVIALHAAGIDHAVASLGTALSRQQVKLLSRYSESNQIVLNFDADRAGAKAAERAIGEVKDLAYQGQVQLRVLNLPGGKDADEYLQLHSAADYRELLARSPLWLDWQIEQLLRDRDLDQADQFQAAVQAIVQLLGKLPNTPLRTHYVHQVAERLSQGEARTALQLASDLRAQVRGQRWHGQASRWEKPGDISIREQAEAQIIKVYLHCPRLRLTVRQTLHDREIQGFSLQPHRLLWQAIAEIEEAHLGLESMYQVERGEGDPEDLAAIDLVPILRDRLDQLTGVPLASFLELSETDRADLTHPLPLLRGAVALVERLRCEKRCRHLLDSWARQSIHTFEHCIERLLQVGVSTETDAEAEITALHEQLNQEALHFQKLYYNERRYLQQLDEERCLNPQAFRANTTEPAAIDSADQQPIPA
- a CDS encoding 2OG-Fe(II) oxygenase family protein, yielding MPIDTWFPLAVSRTVLMPDPDLLERMIVQIFQWRGDLWANPSGEAAWTGDMNGVALVHEHPDFAWLRSQVEVQALQFCQALGFQTEALQLWIQRSWPVVSEPGQSIGAHHHPNAHLSAIYYLNGEADPDLGALRIFDDRPRNELVPGMAVGYGEVIKEEAPLNQAWVDYPPQTGLLLLFPASTRHGVTENVTDFTRLSVSFDLYITARSATGLAPEYLAPPVDRWSPVPLR
- the pheT gene encoding phenylalanine--tRNA ligase subunit beta; translation: MRISLNWLRELVQVDLEPEVLAEKLTLAGFEVEEIEDRRTWAAGVVVGRVLQREQHPNADRLSVCQVEIGQEEPVTIVCGASNVRADIWVAVATLGSYLPCIDLKLKPTKLRGVRSEGMICSLSELGLTKESEGIHIFSEDADLKAGQPVGPLLGLDDVVLDLTSTANRADALSLIGIAREVRALTSAALTLPEVELQTYSESPSLAIALQSEACSHYSGTIIEGVTIAPSPEWLQKRLQLAGIRTINNVVDITNYILLEYGQPLHAFDRQKLQAIAGSTNLAIGVRSAQAGETLKTLDDQERTLSEAALVITAGNRPVALAGVMGGADSEVSDQTTDILLEAAWFEPIAVRRSARSQGLRTEASARYERGVNVTELPIAAQRAIDLLLEIAGGRVVSQTVATSQRQAELEPSITLRLQRINELLGPIQAEDDELKDLGADDIERLLTAIGCHLTLVDDAVWQVRVPPYRRRDLEREIDLIEEVARLYGYDNFGETLPNLGDTEGALSVDENLRRQIRAVCRGAGLTELQHYSLVKPGSDRQVHLANPLLAEYAALRLDLLSGLIDAFQYNWEQGNGPLWGFEIGRVFWREEDGFFEADRIGGILGGDPSRGRWQRGGKEQAIDWYAAKGILEEIFGRFGLTIEFQPDRQDDRFHPGRTASLWLQGDRLGRFGQLHPSLCEERGLPAEVYAFELELDVWLDHLDQPDRQVPRFQPYSSFPASDRDLAFFVDQSVTVAELERIIRRQGGALLSEVELFDQYRGEHVPENQRSLAFRLTYRAGDRTLTEAEVEPVHDQVRQSLVERFRVTLRS
- a CDS encoding lysophospholipid acyltransferase family protein encodes the protein MPHAIVQQAQPALRFIPPDYQPWLHLVVKTVLPMLLRSHGIQRVETTGVEELAQRLAQFQARQSRLILAFRHPSTQDPLVLAHLLWKTVPTVARRNQIPLRSPVHSQFLYDRGIPIWAGQLTGWVLSKLGGIPIQRGKLDRLALKTARDCLVNGDFPLAIAPEGATNNHSEILSPLEPGIAQLAFWCCDDLAEANRSEAVFIIPISLQYPFVDRQNWVVIDRLFNDLEQQLKLPKSLSPAIDHPGEKRYAQLARLGLEMLTMFETFYREAYGQSLAVDSAKNVVEKTAYPDFATRLQRLREMALSVAESHFNLPAKGTISDRCRRIEQAGWDRIYRDDLEQLSPVARGLADWNAMEASIRMGHMRLVEQFAAVSGSYVREKPSIDRYAEVLTIIARAIAWIQGRNPQSISKLGQRIAKLQIGQPINVSDRYLDYRKSRRSAIEQLTADLQTQLEKSIK
- a CDS encoding serine/threonine-protein kinase, translating into MALCLNPACEQPDNEDTNDSCASCGSPLLLRDRYRVIKALGQGGFGATYLGQDLQLPGEPLCVIKQLLPQVQDPEMMLMARELFRREAKTLGRIGNHPQVPTLLDYFETPQGFYLIQEYIRGKTLEQEVRERGLYSEAAVKQFLSELLPLLQYLHNQEVIHRDIKPANLLRRDIDGRLVLIDFGAVKDQVSQIKGGSGLTALTSFSVGTRGYAPPEQLAMRPVYSSDIYSLGITCLFLMTGKGPQELDYNPVSGELLWRQAVQISDAFATVLGKMLAASVRFRYQRAEQVMTALDLQPYHDSLIQGLSALPPGTAPIKPSSGRTGSGYPSPQERQAAAIRARRRDRGGQRPEQLADPQQLLALTGSSNPTTGGLGRASLNARDILATYQRGRRDFSQQVLNRIDLSESQLPGINFQGSQLKESIFTATQLERADFGQANLHRANLRRANLHQAYFGNADLSFANLQKADLSDATLSNANLRGANLCGANLRGAKLTPVQLKMAKTNWWTIMPDGRHGRLF